The following DNA comes from Mesotoga infera.
GTATATGAAAGACCAGTCCCAGCGGCTTCCAGCGTCTTCAACGGTTATGGAAAGTCGATGGGTCTCATTCAGATAGAAGAACTCGGGACGCTCGAAAGCGATATCTTTCTGACCAACACACTTTCAATTGGAGCCGTACATCAAGGCGCGGTAAGGCTCGCCCTCCAGAGCAATCCCGAATTGTCGTCGCTAAACGTAGTCGTCATGGAGTGCAACGATGGGTTCCTCAGTGATATTCGCTCACTATCTATTAGAGAAGAGATGGTGTCTATAGCCGTAATGAATGCAAGAAAAGACTTTACTCTTGGTAGTTGTGGAGCGGGAACTGGAATGATCTGTTTTGGGTATAAAGGGGGAATTGGATCTTCATCCAGGATTATTGAATTCGATGGGAGGAAGTACACCGTCGGGGCGATTGTCCTATCGAATTTCGGGAGATCTTCCGATCTTAGAATACCTTCGTTAGAGTTGTCTGACGACAGTGGAAGTTCAGCGCAAGGTGCCGGATCCTTGATCATGATTGTTGGCACAGACCTTCCCTTGATGCCCCATCAGCTGAAGCGGGTCTCGCGACATATGAGTCTCGCCATAGGCTTGCTTGGGGCCCCTGGACACCACGGAAGCGGCGATATCTCTCTTGCTTTCAGTACTGCGAGGGAGTACTCCTTGAGCGATCAGAGATTGATGAGCCATGGGAATACGATTAGCGAGATATTCAGGGCTTCCGCATGGGCCTGCGTTGAGGCCATAGTTGATTCGATGCTTTCATCTGACGGTATGTCTGGCTTCAAAGGATCGGTCAAATCATTGAGGAGCGCGCTGATTGGCAAACCTTGAAATTAATCTGGTTGAACTGTATCGACCGCTTTGTACGGATAGCCAATTAATGTTATCATCGATTATTCACTAATCTGGAGATGAAAATGAGCGTTTCCAACGAGAGACTTAAAGTTGAAAGAAGTGATGGAGGAGCATTCGACGAATGTAATTTCTTAAATGCCGATGATTGACGCGACTTCTTATCGCTCTCAAAAAATGGCATTATTCTGTGTGGATTGACGATTGAGGGTCGCTCAATGTGATCGATGCCAATCAAGCCGCTCTCGAAATAGAAGGTCTTCCGAGAGAAGCTGTCATTGGAATGGACTTTGAGCGTGTGTTTCCCGCGGCCCGGGAAATCGGTATAATGGGCGCGATCCAGGAAGTAAACAGAACCGGTATTTCACTTCGCATCGAACAGAAACAGAATTCAGACGCAAAAAGCGTAATTTGGAGAGATGGGACGATTTCTAAGCTTTCTTCAAATGTCATCGCTATTGTCTACAATGACTTGGATGAATCATCTGAAGCGAGTAAGAACCTTTAGAAGAGCACGTTAGAGCTAGATAGGCTCTTCGCAAACCTTCCTGGGATTGCCTTCCGATGCAAGAACGACAGAGAGTGGACCATGGAAGTTGTCAGCAGAGGGATCATAGAGCTCACCGGCTACCGGCCAGAGGAGATTATTGGAAACAAGGAACTGCCTTACTCGGATTTGATATACACCGAGGATAGGGAGATGGTGTGGGAGCTAATCCAGGAGTCTTTTGCAGCAGGCGATCACTACGAGATAGAGTACCGGATAGTGACCAGGTCGGGTCAGCTCAAGTACGTTCTTGAAAGGGGAAAGGTAATAGCCGGCGAAAGTGGGGGCGAAGTGTTCGTCGAAGGCTTCATCTCAGACGTTACGAATCTGAGGGTAGCGAGGAGAGAGGCCGAGGAGAGTAAGGAAAAACTCGAGGCTACCTTAAGAAGCACAATTAATGCGCTTTCCAGAATTGTGGAGATAAGAGATCCCTACACTTCGGGGCATCAGAGAAAAGTGGGGCTTCTTGCAGCATCGATTTCCAGGAGAATGGGACTTGAAGATGGACTTTGCGAGAACATAAGGATAAGCGGCCTTCTCCACGATATCGGGAAACTCTGGATCCCTTCCGAGATTCTAAGCAAGCCCGGGAGACTCAATC
Coding sequences within:
- a CDS encoding S58 family peptidase, which codes for MRFRELARQSDGYETGALNKITDLEGIRVGHYTLTEDSPRCLRTGITVIRIPSVYERPVPAASSVFNGYGKSMGLIQIEELGTLESDIFLTNTLSIGAVHQGAVRLALQSNPELSSLNVVVMECNDGFLSDIRSLSIREEMVSIAVMNARKDFTLGSCGAGTGMICFGYKGGIGSSSRIIEFDGRKYTVGAIVLSNFGRSSDLRIPSLELSDDSGSSAQGAGSLIMIVGTDLPLMPHQLKRVSRHMSLAIGLLGAPGHHGSGDISLAFSTAREYSLSDQRLMSHGNTISEIFRASAWACVEAIVDSMLSSDGMSGFKGSVKSLRSALIGKP